In the Gossypium arboreum isolate Shixiya-1 chromosome 10, ASM2569848v2, whole genome shotgun sequence genome, one interval contains:
- the LOC108487993 gene encoding uncharacterized protein LOC108487993 translates to MQQDKGDSLTEGYELELWDFTCISVTQNDLQELKDIWNSWNGEVKQLFYCNYGDLPYLLDVKVDKYLFRALAQFWNPAYSCFTFGGIDLVPTVEEYMALLNCSKIQADRAYSRPVNIPPFLKKLMNITGMSEQWVTARIKEKGDSKCIPWRNLRDLILAHPDSKKKVDVFALSIYGLIVFPKALGHIDKVVSDLFDRLDKGTTPVPAILAETFRSLNACRTAGKGRFIGCAQLLLAWCGDFDWVPLAGIWGPVGYAPLMVLRQYRSRQFILVTQGLAQCEFPYKDNNYKKRVREISDAWNQTRRMKGFTAGPMTTPKYEW, encoded by the exons ATGCAACAGGATAAAGGAGATAGTTTGACCGAGGGATATGAATTAGAGTTATGGGATTTCACTTGCATCAGTGTGACTCAGAACGACCTGCAAGAGTTAAAGGATATATGGAATAGTTGGAATGGTGAAGTCAAACAACTCTTTTACTGTAACTACGGTGACTTACCCTATTTGCTCGATGTAAAAGTGGACAAGTACTTATTTCGGGCCCTCGCACAATTTTGGAACCccgcttacagttgcttcacttttggaGGAATTGATTTAGTACCTACGGTGGAGGAATATATGGCGTTACTTAATTGCTCGAAGATTCAGGCTGATAGGGCTTATTCAAGACCTGTCAACATTCCTccctttttgaagaaattgatgaatatcacAGGGATGAGCGAACAATGGGTTACGGCCCGCATCAAGGAAAAAGGGGATAGTAAATGTATTCCTTGGAGGAATTTGAGGGACTTGATCCTTGCACACCCAGATTCAAAAAAAAAGgttgatgtttttgccttaagcatctacggTTTGATCGTCTTTCCTAAAGCACTTGGACACATAGATAAAGTCGTCTcagatttattcgatcgacttgATAAAGGTACCACACCCGTCCCAGCAATCCTAGCAGAAACTTTTCGATCCTTGAATGCATGCCGGACAGCAGGCAAAGGAAGATTTATTGGTTGCGCACAACTTCTTTTAGCTTG GTGCGGTGATTTTGACTGGGTCCCTCTGGCTGGAATATGGGGGCCTGTTGGATACGCTCCACTGATGGTGTTAAGACAGTATCGATCAAGGCAGTTTATACTGGTGACACAAGGGTTGGCACAATGTGAGTTCCCCTATAAAGACAACAATTATAAGAAGAGGGTTCGCGAGATATCAGATGCATGGAACCAAACTCGAAGAATGAAAGGATTCACCGCAGGCCCGATGACGACCCCTAAGTATGAATGGTGA